The Papaver somniferum cultivar HN1 chromosome 3, ASM357369v1, whole genome shotgun sequence genome includes a region encoding these proteins:
- the LOC113361345 gene encoding uncharacterized protein LOC113361345 — MGSFDSIEDLQITKTWYKESRVADLSYVMPEPETFWEKIYNQYRREYGNPKRRTLQQIHDRYQIIQKAICDFIEIQQRLLKATRITMSSEQFHDLVKAGYLEEKGEAFTYDDCYNFMVSKIPDYESPVHST, encoded by the exons ATGGGATCATTTGATTctattgaagatttgcaaatcaCCAAAACATGGTACAAAGAATCTCGAGTAGCAGATCTCTCTTATGTTATGCCAGAGCCCGAAACCTTTTGGGAAAAGATATATAACCAATATAGACGAGAATATGGGAATCCAAAGAGAAGAACTCTACAACAAATTCATGATAGGTACCAGATAATCCAAAAGGCCATTTGTGATTTTATTGAGATTCAACAACGCCTCCTCAAGGCCACCCGTATTACCATGTCCtctgaacaattt CACGACCTTGTTAAAGCGGGTTATTTGGAGGAGAAAGGTGAAGCATTCACATACGATGACTGCTATaatttcatggtatccaaaatcccaGATTATGAATCGCCAGTCCATTCAACTTGA
- the LOC113361344 gene encoding uncharacterized protein LOC113361344, protein MAAFSTEEDVALIRAFYVVASEPLIGREMEGRVFWNRILEEFRASFGNNIERSTKSIQCRFTILKQNVKRYVGHVRVRCRGMAAGGYNVATAYHLGQAAYEEEGKIWRHGAVFEILKTQFGREYDPEFFHPPFKGNPEDGAEA, encoded by the exons ATGGCTGCATTTTCAACCGAAGAGGATGTTGCGCTAATTCGTGCTTTTTATGTTGTTGCTAGTGAGCCTTTGATCGGCAGAGAGATGGAGGGGAGGGTTTTTTGGAACCGAATACTAGAGGAATTTAGAGCATCATTTGGCAACAACATTGAAAGAAGCACCAAGTCAATACAGTGCCGATTTACAATCTTGAAACAAAATGTTAAGAGATACGTCGGTCATGTAAGAGTTCGTTGCCGGGGTATGGCTGCTGGGGGTTATAACGTTGCCACGGCT TATCATCTAGGGCAAGCTGCATATGAAGAGGAAGGAAAAATATGGAGACATGGAGCGGTTTTCGAAATTCTTAAGACGCAATTTGGTAGGGAGTATGATCCTGAGTTCTTTCATCCTCCGTTTAAAGGCAATCCTGAAGATGGAGCCGAAGCTTAA
- the LOC113356443 gene encoding protein CHROMATIN REMODELING 24-like isoform X2: MAEKHKPPLSLNDRLNQSLRKPLHRQQPHPSSYEEEAPSNPPEEEDSKPQKVKVQGRRRLCKFSSKEGDDDDDSSNPVAGFDDGEGPSFGGIMDAFDSPPPRIRDIVDELSSKLDFLSMEKPTRKVVATGGGGGDGGNVDEDISYTSIASQLQTSSLRFTNNTLTQKVQDQTANGNVDPEFGSAGSSFSNSPDVPPNSLLEKVHSLSRISFVKNEDIQQKKDSLKMDETAGFKVSGGEDDSDDDCIVISNKASNKLREIVPQTRATGFVKEERETNFISDDDEDEYHDVLDKSVPSDSSAETYVHGDPFILSWKTSNFTLPGEIAKKLYPHQLVGLKWLWSLHCRGTGGILGDDMGLGKTMQICSYLAGLFNSRLIKRVLVVAPKTLIPHWIKELSVVGLSRKTKDYYSTSLKLRDYELQYVLQNSGILLTTYDIVRNNSKSLRGGGSYNDEESEESIIWDYVILDEGHIIKNPCTQRAKSLLEIPCPHRIVISGTPIQNNLKELWALFSVCSPQLLGDKKEFKERYEAKILRGNEKNATDREKRIGSTVAKELRERIEPYFLRRMKSEVSFENGTSQNAKLSEKNEIIVWLKLTHCQRQLYEAFLSSEVVLSSFDGSPLAAITLLKKICDHPLLLTKRAAEDVLEGIDPTTNQEEMGLAERIISQLKHGSDIEDAEKINDMISCKISFIVTLLENLIPKGHNVLIFSQTRKMLNLVQDAILAIGYNFLRIDGTTKAVDRQKIVNDFQEGRGAPIFLLTSQVGGLGLTLTKADRVIVVDPAWNPSTDNQSVDRAYRIGQKKDVIVYRLMTCGTIEEKIYKMQVFKGALMKSATEHKEQTRYFSRHDLQDLFSLPKQGFDVSLTQQQLLEEHDSQHQMSDSLKDHIKFLESQGIAGVSHHSLLFSKTAPVPEDVEVPRSNETYFVGTTSSISSLEHNIDKPEFAFNPKDVKVTRKNSPAAVKSPTESEIKDRINRLNQTLSNKGIISKLPDKGQKIERQIVDLNLELDKIKMAKESNKKEVIDLDDLSDGFQRVSV; the protein is encoded by the exons ACCTAGTTTTGGTGGAATCATGGATGCTTTCGATTCACCTCCACCTAGAATTAGAGATATTGTTGATGAGTTGAGTTCTAAACTTGATTTTTTATCTATGGAGAAGCCCACAAGGAAAGTTGTTGccactggtggtggtggtggtgatggtggtaacGTGGATGAAGATATCTCTTATACAAGTATTGCTTCTCAACTTCAAACTTCATCTCTTCGTTTTACCAATAATACCCTAACCCAAAAAGTACAAGACCAGACTGCAAATGGAAATGTTGACCCTGAGTTTGGAAGTGCTGGTTCTTCATTTTCTAATTCGCCTGATGTGCCTCCCAATAGCTTATTGGAAAAGGTTCATTCTCTATCTAGGATTAGTTTTGTAAAGAATGAAGATATTCAACAGAAGAAAGATAGTCtcaaaatggatgaaactgcTGGTTTTAAAGTTTCGGGTGGAGAAGATGATAGTGATGATGACTGTATTGTTATAAGCAATAAAGCATCAAACAAGTTGCGAGAAATAGTACCACAGACAAGAGCTACTGGTTTTGTTAAGGAAGAGCGTGAGACTAATTTTATCTCTGATGACGATGAGGATGAATATCATGATGTTTTAGATAAAAGCGTTCCGTCTGATTCGTCTGCAGAAACTTATGTGCACGGAGATCCTTTTATTTTGAGTTGGAAGACATCAAATTTCACCCTTCCTGGTGAAATTGCGAAGAAGTTGTATCCACATCAACTAGTTGGTTTGAAATGGTTGTGGTCTCTTCATTGTCGGGGGACTGGTGGGATTTTAGGAGATGACATGGGCTTGGGGAAAACTATGCAG ATATGCAGTTATTTAGCAGGACTCTTCAACTCACGCTTGATTAAAAGGGTTTTGGTTGTAGCCCCTAAAACACTTATTCCTCATTGGATCAAAGAGCTGTCGGTTGTGGGTCTTTCTAGGAAGACAAAAGA TTATTATTCAACTTCGTTGAAGCTCCGCGATTACGAGCTTCAGTATGTACTGCAG AATTCAGGTATTCTTCTCACGACATACGATATTGTAAGAAACAACTCAAAATCCTTAAGAGGTGGCGGGAGCTATAacgatgaagaaagtgaagagagCATCATCTGGGATTATGTAATACTTGATGAG GGGCATATCATCAAGAACCCCTGTACACAAAGAGCTAAAAGTTTACTTGAGATACCTTGTCCTCATCGCATTGTTATTAGTGGCACACCAATACAAAACAATCTGAAG GAGTTATGGGCCTTGTTTAGCGTCTGCTCCCCTCAACTTTTGGGTGACAAGAAAGA GTTCAAGGAACGGTATGAGGCTAAAATTCTCCGTGGAAATGAGAAAAATGCAACAGATAGAGAAAAGCGTATTGGTTCTACAGTTGCGAAG GAGTTAAGAGAACGGATTGAACCATATTTCTTGCGTCGCATGAAAAGTGAAGTGTCCTTCGAAAATGGAACATCACAAAATGCCAAACTTTCAGAGAAGAATGAGATCATTGTTTGGTTAAAGTTAACCCACTGTCAG CGGCAACTGTACGAAGCTTTTTTGAGTAGTGAGGTAGTTCTGTCATCATTTGATGGGTCCCCATTGGCTGCAATAACG TTATTGAAAAAAATATGCGACCatcctttacttttgacaaaaagagCTGCAGAAGATGTACTGGAAGGGATTGACCCTACAACTAATCAGGAGGAAATGGGCTTGGCTGAACGAATTATCTCGCAGTTAAAACATGGGTCCGATATTGAAGATGCTGAAAAGATAAATGACATGATCTCCTGCAAGATATCTTTTATTGTAACTTTACTG GAGAACTTGATTCCGAAGGGTCATAATGTTCTGATCTTTTCCCAAACTCGCAAGATGTTAAACCTTGTTCAG GACGCCATACTCGCTATAGGTTACAATTTCTTGCGAATTGACGGTACTACAAAAGCTGTTGACAGACAGAAGATAGTGAAC GATTTTCAAGAAGGTCGTGGAGCTCCAATATTTCTTTTAACGTCTCAAGTTGGTGGTCTTGGTCTCACCCTTACAAAAGCAGACCGTGTTATTGTGGTTGATCCCGCGTGGAACCCAAG CACGGACAACCAAAGTGTCGACCGTGCATACCGAATTGGCCAGAAGAAAGATGTCATTGTCTACCGCCTTATGACGTGTGGCACCATAGAAGAGAAAATATACAAAATGCAG GTATTCAAGGGAGCTTTAATGAAATCTGCGACAGAGCACAAAGAACAAACGCGATACTTCAGTCGGCAT GATCTACAAGACCTTTTCAGTCTCCCGAAGCAGGGATTTGATGTTTCACTTACTCAACAACAGTTGCTTGAAGAGCATGATTCCCAGCATCAAAT GAGCGACTCtttgaaagaccatataaagTTTCTCGAGTCTCAAGGAATAGCTGGAGTTAGCCACCACAGTTTACTTTTCTCCAAGACAGCACCTGTACCAGAAGATGTTGAGGTGCCCAG GAGTAATGAAACTTATTTTGTGGGGACAACCTCTTCAATTTCTTCATTGGAGCACAACATTGATAA GCCAGAGTTTGCGTTCAATCCGAAAGACGTTAAAGTGACGCGGAAAAATTCACCTGCAGCTGTTAAAAGTCCTACGGAGTCAGAAATTAAGGACAGAATCAATCGTCTAAATCAAACATTGTCGAATAAG GGTATAATCTCAAAGCTGCCAGATAAGGGACAGAAAATAGAGCGACAGATCGTTGATCTGAATTTGGAGTTGGATAAGATTAAGATGGCAAAAGAAAGCAACAAAAAAGAAGTCATCGACTTGGATGATCTCTCTGATGGTTTTCAAAGAGTATCTGTATAG
- the LOC113356443 gene encoding protein CHROMATIN REMODELING 24-like isoform X1, translated as MAEKHKPPLSLNDRLNQSLRKPLHRQQPHPSSYEEEAPSNPPEMTAEEEDSKPQKVKVQGRRRLCKFSSKEGDDDDDSSNPVAGFDDGEGPSFGGIMDAFDSPPPRIRDIVDELSSKLDFLSMEKPTRKVVATGGGGGDGGNVDEDISYTSIASQLQTSSLRFTNNTLTQKVQDQTANGNVDPEFGSAGSSFSNSPDVPPNSLLEKVHSLSRISFVKNEDIQQKKDSLKMDETAGFKVSGGEDDSDDDCIVISNKASNKLREIVPQTRATGFVKEERETNFISDDDEDEYHDVLDKSVPSDSSAETYVHGDPFILSWKTSNFTLPGEIAKKLYPHQLVGLKWLWSLHCRGTGGILGDDMGLGKTMQICSYLAGLFNSRLIKRVLVVAPKTLIPHWIKELSVVGLSRKTKDYYSTSLKLRDYELQYVLQNSGILLTTYDIVRNNSKSLRGGGSYNDEESEESIIWDYVILDEGHIIKNPCTQRAKSLLEIPCPHRIVISGTPIQNNLKELWALFSVCSPQLLGDKKEFKERYEAKILRGNEKNATDREKRIGSTVAKELRERIEPYFLRRMKSEVSFENGTSQNAKLSEKNEIIVWLKLTHCQRQLYEAFLSSEVVLSSFDGSPLAAITLLKKICDHPLLLTKRAAEDVLEGIDPTTNQEEMGLAERIISQLKHGSDIEDAEKINDMISCKISFIVTLLENLIPKGHNVLIFSQTRKMLNLVQDAILAIGYNFLRIDGTTKAVDRQKIVNDFQEGRGAPIFLLTSQVGGLGLTLTKADRVIVVDPAWNPSTDNQSVDRAYRIGQKKDVIVYRLMTCGTIEEKIYKMQVFKGALMKSATEHKEQTRYFSRHDLQDLFSLPKQGFDVSLTQQQLLEEHDSQHQMSDSLKDHIKFLESQGIAGVSHHSLLFSKTAPVPEDVEVPRSNETYFVGTTSSISSLEHNIDKPEFAFNPKDVKVTRKNSPAAVKSPTESEIKDRINRLNQTLSNKGIISKLPDKGQKIERQIVDLNLELDKIKMAKESNKKEVIDLDDLSDGFQRVSV; from the exons ACCTAGTTTTGGTGGAATCATGGATGCTTTCGATTCACCTCCACCTAGAATTAGAGATATTGTTGATGAGTTGAGTTCTAAACTTGATTTTTTATCTATGGAGAAGCCCACAAGGAAAGTTGTTGccactggtggtggtggtggtgatggtggtaacGTGGATGAAGATATCTCTTATACAAGTATTGCTTCTCAACTTCAAACTTCATCTCTTCGTTTTACCAATAATACCCTAACCCAAAAAGTACAAGACCAGACTGCAAATGGAAATGTTGACCCTGAGTTTGGAAGTGCTGGTTCTTCATTTTCTAATTCGCCTGATGTGCCTCCCAATAGCTTATTGGAAAAGGTTCATTCTCTATCTAGGATTAGTTTTGTAAAGAATGAAGATATTCAACAGAAGAAAGATAGTCtcaaaatggatgaaactgcTGGTTTTAAAGTTTCGGGTGGAGAAGATGATAGTGATGATGACTGTATTGTTATAAGCAATAAAGCATCAAACAAGTTGCGAGAAATAGTACCACAGACAAGAGCTACTGGTTTTGTTAAGGAAGAGCGTGAGACTAATTTTATCTCTGATGACGATGAGGATGAATATCATGATGTTTTAGATAAAAGCGTTCCGTCTGATTCGTCTGCAGAAACTTATGTGCACGGAGATCCTTTTATTTTGAGTTGGAAGACATCAAATTTCACCCTTCCTGGTGAAATTGCGAAGAAGTTGTATCCACATCAACTAGTTGGTTTGAAATGGTTGTGGTCTCTTCATTGTCGGGGGACTGGTGGGATTTTAGGAGATGACATGGGCTTGGGGAAAACTATGCAG ATATGCAGTTATTTAGCAGGACTCTTCAACTCACGCTTGATTAAAAGGGTTTTGGTTGTAGCCCCTAAAACACTTATTCCTCATTGGATCAAAGAGCTGTCGGTTGTGGGTCTTTCTAGGAAGACAAAAGA TTATTATTCAACTTCGTTGAAGCTCCGCGATTACGAGCTTCAGTATGTACTGCAG AATTCAGGTATTCTTCTCACGACATACGATATTGTAAGAAACAACTCAAAATCCTTAAGAGGTGGCGGGAGCTATAacgatgaagaaagtgaagagagCATCATCTGGGATTATGTAATACTTGATGAG GGGCATATCATCAAGAACCCCTGTACACAAAGAGCTAAAAGTTTACTTGAGATACCTTGTCCTCATCGCATTGTTATTAGTGGCACACCAATACAAAACAATCTGAAG GAGTTATGGGCCTTGTTTAGCGTCTGCTCCCCTCAACTTTTGGGTGACAAGAAAGA GTTCAAGGAACGGTATGAGGCTAAAATTCTCCGTGGAAATGAGAAAAATGCAACAGATAGAGAAAAGCGTATTGGTTCTACAGTTGCGAAG GAGTTAAGAGAACGGATTGAACCATATTTCTTGCGTCGCATGAAAAGTGAAGTGTCCTTCGAAAATGGAACATCACAAAATGCCAAACTTTCAGAGAAGAATGAGATCATTGTTTGGTTAAAGTTAACCCACTGTCAG CGGCAACTGTACGAAGCTTTTTTGAGTAGTGAGGTAGTTCTGTCATCATTTGATGGGTCCCCATTGGCTGCAATAACG TTATTGAAAAAAATATGCGACCatcctttacttttgacaaaaagagCTGCAGAAGATGTACTGGAAGGGATTGACCCTACAACTAATCAGGAGGAAATGGGCTTGGCTGAACGAATTATCTCGCAGTTAAAACATGGGTCCGATATTGAAGATGCTGAAAAGATAAATGACATGATCTCCTGCAAGATATCTTTTATTGTAACTTTACTG GAGAACTTGATTCCGAAGGGTCATAATGTTCTGATCTTTTCCCAAACTCGCAAGATGTTAAACCTTGTTCAG GACGCCATACTCGCTATAGGTTACAATTTCTTGCGAATTGACGGTACTACAAAAGCTGTTGACAGACAGAAGATAGTGAAC GATTTTCAAGAAGGTCGTGGAGCTCCAATATTTCTTTTAACGTCTCAAGTTGGTGGTCTTGGTCTCACCCTTACAAAAGCAGACCGTGTTATTGTGGTTGATCCCGCGTGGAACCCAAG CACGGACAACCAAAGTGTCGACCGTGCATACCGAATTGGCCAGAAGAAAGATGTCATTGTCTACCGCCTTATGACGTGTGGCACCATAGAAGAGAAAATATACAAAATGCAG GTATTCAAGGGAGCTTTAATGAAATCTGCGACAGAGCACAAAGAACAAACGCGATACTTCAGTCGGCAT GATCTACAAGACCTTTTCAGTCTCCCGAAGCAGGGATTTGATGTTTCACTTACTCAACAACAGTTGCTTGAAGAGCATGATTCCCAGCATCAAAT GAGCGACTCtttgaaagaccatataaagTTTCTCGAGTCTCAAGGAATAGCTGGAGTTAGCCACCACAGTTTACTTTTCTCCAAGACAGCACCTGTACCAGAAGATGTTGAGGTGCCCAG GAGTAATGAAACTTATTTTGTGGGGACAACCTCTTCAATTTCTTCATTGGAGCACAACATTGATAA GCCAGAGTTTGCGTTCAATCCGAAAGACGTTAAAGTGACGCGGAAAAATTCACCTGCAGCTGTTAAAAGTCCTACGGAGTCAGAAATTAAGGACAGAATCAATCGTCTAAATCAAACATTGTCGAATAAG GGTATAATCTCAAAGCTGCCAGATAAGGGACAGAAAATAGAGCGACAGATCGTTGATCTGAATTTGGAGTTGGATAAGATTAAGATGGCAAAAGAAAGCAACAAAAAAGAAGTCATCGACTTGGATGATCTCTCTGATGGTTTTCAAAGAGTATCTGTATAG